Proteins encoded in a region of the Benincasa hispida cultivar B227 chromosome 2, ASM972705v1, whole genome shotgun sequence genome:
- the LOC120070914 gene encoding uncharacterized protein LOC120070914 isoform X1 has product MAFVGFIGLDDFSLELATSLIRAGYRVKAFEINQAWTDKFLKSGGINCASIVEAGEDVAALLILNSHLNLINDLSFGDALRGLHKDVVVVLVHSTPLGNDVQNLEKVFTVDYEIHNLVEAYVFKGVSEALDGQLMTVTSGRAAAISRARPFLSAMCGKLFIFEGEVDAGSKTNMVIDLLKGIHFVASLEAISLGIKAGIHPWIIYDIISNAAGNSWVFKNYVPHLLKGDIRPEFLRSLVQAMGIVMDKAKSHTFPLPLLAVTHQQLMLGSSHGYGDEDDLLEQVTFSQEFLAWKNAYGVSISDAANAEVYSPEQLANEITSKSSSVNRVGFIGLGAMGFGMATHLIRSDFCVIGYDVFKPTLAKFTNAGGLIGNSPAEVSKDVEVLVIMVTNEAQVESVLYGEAGAISALPYGASIILSSTVSPGYVSQLEQRLGNEGKSLKLVDAPVSGGVQRASKGSLTIMASGTNEALRSAGSVLSALSEKLYVIKGVCGSGSGVKMVNQLLAGVHIASGAEAMAFGARLGLNTRILFDVILNSQGTSWMFENRVPHMLDNDYTPYSALDIFVKDLGIVSRECASHKVPLHLSVTAHQLFLAGSAAGWGRQDDAGVVKVYETLAGVKVKGKPSTLKKEVVLNSLPPEWPEDVIADIQQLNERNSKILVVLDDDPTGTQTVHDIDVLTEWSLDSLIEQFRKNPRCFFILTNSRSLSSEKAGALVEQICVNLRAATESVEHSDYMVVLRGDSTLRGHFPEEADAAMSVLGVVDAWIICPFFFQGGRYTIDDIHYVADSDELIPAGDTEFAKDATFGYKSSNLCQWVEEKTAGRIQAGTVASISIQLLRKGGPDAVCEHLCSLEKGMTCIVNAASERDMAVFAAGMIKAEMKGKNFLCRTAASFVSARVGITPIAPLLPKDVGIDKERNGGLIIVGSYVPKTTKQVQELKLRCGPFLRCIEVSAVKLSMSTEEEREEEIRKAAMFADIYLRAHKDTLIMTSRELITGKSPLESLEINVKVSAALVEIVQRITTKPRYILAKGGITSSDIATKALEAKCARIIGQALSGVPLWQLGHESRHPGVPYIVFPGNVGSSEALAEVVSTWALPARLSSSKEILLRAERGGYAVGAFNVYNLEGVQAVVAAAEEQHSPAILQIHPGALKQGGLSLVSCCIAAAERAHVPITVHFDHGNSMQDLLEAVELGFDSVMADGSHLPFKENIAYTKFISSLAKSKNMLVEAELGRLSGTEDDLTVEDYEARLTDVSQAQQFIEETGIDALAVCIGNVHGKYPPGGPNLRLDLLKDLHALTSKKEVLLVLHGASGLPESLIKACIRDGVRKFNVNTEVRKAYLDSLNNPSKDLVHVMESAKESMKAVIAEKMHLFGSAGKAF; this is encoded by the exons TTGATTACGAGATACACAATCTTGTTGAAGCATATGTCTTTAAGGGTGTTTCTGAAGCTCTGGATGGTCAGCTCATG ACAGTAACCTCTGGAAGGGCAGCTGCAATTTCTAGAGCTCGACCTTTTCTATCAG CTATGTGTGGAAAGCTTTTCATTTTTGAAGGTGAAGTTGATGCTGGAAG TAAAACAAATATGGTAATTGATCTCCTTAAAGGAATTCATTTTGTGGCTTCGCTGGAAGCTATTTCCCTAGGTATTAAAGCTGGAATTCACCCCTGGATAATCTATGACATTATTTCAAATGCTGCTGGGAATTCATG GGTTTTCAAGAATTATGTTCCCCACTTGTTAAAGGGTGATATTAGACCTGAGTTTTTGAGAAGTTTGGTTCAAGCTATG GGGATTGTCATGGATAAGGCCAAGTCACACACTTTTCCTCTTCCGCTCCTAGCAGTTACTCATCAGCAACTTATGTTGG GTTCTTCTCACGGCTATGGAGATGAGGATGACTTGTTAGAACAGGTCACTTTTTCACAGGAATTTCTG gcatggaaaAACGCATATGGAGTAAGTATTTCAGATGCAGCTAATGCAGAAGTTTACAGCCCCGAGCAACTAGCCAATGAAATAACTTCTAAATCAAGTTCTGTTAATCGAGTGGGTTTCATTGGTCTTGGTGCAATGGGATTTGGCATGGCAACTCACCTTATCAGATCAGATTTTTGCGTGATTGGTTATGAT GTGTTTAAACCAACCCTAGCAAAATTCACTAATGCTGGTGGCTTGATTGGAAATTCGCCTGCAGAAGTTAGTAAAG ATGTTGAAGTGCTTGTAATTATGGTGACAAATGAAGCACAAGTGGAGAGCGTTCTGTATGGGGAAGCTGGGGCTATTTCTG CCCTTCCATATGGAGCTTCGATTATTCTATCATCTACAGTTTCTCCTGGATATGTGAGCCAACTAGAACAACGCTTGGGAA ACGAGGGCAAAAGTTTGAAATTGGTTGATGCTCCCGTTTCTGGTGGTGTTCAAAGGGCCTCAAAGGGATCCCTTACG ATAATGGCTTCTGGGACAAATGAAGCTCTTAGGAGCGCTGGTTCAGTCCTCTCAG CCTTAAGTGAGAAGCTTTACGTAATTAAAGGAGTTTGCGGGTCAGGAAG TGGTGTGAAAATGGTCAATCAATTGCTTGCTGGAGTTCATATAGCATCGGGTGCAGAGGCAATGGCATTTGGAGCTCGACTTGGTCTCAATACTCGAATTTTATTTGACGTCATCCTAAATAGTCAGGGAACGTCCTG GATGTTTGAAAACCGAGTTCCTCATATGCTGGACAATGATTATACACCATACTCTGCACTTGACATCTTTGTGAAAGACCTG GGCATTGTTTCTCGGGAATGTGCATCTCATAAAGTTCCTCTACACTTATCCGTGACTGCACATCAATTGTTTCTGGCAG GTTCTGCTGCAGGTTGGGGACGTCAAGATGATGCTGGAGTAGTAAAG GTTTATGAGACGCTTGCAGGTGTCAAGGTTAAAGGAAAGCCTTCCACTCTTAAAAAAGAAGTTGTATTAAATTCTCTTCCACCTGAATGGCCGGAAGATGTAATTGCTGATATTCAACAACTAAATGaaagaaattcaaaaatttTGGTTGTGCTGGACGATGATCCTACAGGAACCCAAACTGTTCATGATATTGATGTTTTAACTGAATG GAGCCTTGATTCACTTATTGAGCAATTTCGTAAAAATCCCAGATGCTTTTTTATATTGACCAACTCAAGGTCACTGAGCTCTGAAAAG GCGGGGGCATTAGTTGAACAAATCTGCGTTAATTTACGTGCTGCAACTGAGAGTGTCGAGCATAGTGACTACATGGTAGTTTTGAGAGGTGATTCAACCTTACGAGGTCATTTTCCCGAG GAAGCCGATGCTGCTATGTCAGTGTTAGGTGTAGTGGATGCATGGATCATCTGCCCATTCTTTTTCCAAGGAGGCCGTTACACTATTGACGATATACACTATGTTGCAGATTCTGATGA GCTCATTCCTGCAGGGGACACTGAGTTTGCAAAAGATGCTACTTTTGGTTATAAATCTTCAAATCTGTGTCAG TGGGTAGAAGAGAAAACAGCTGGACGCATACAAGCTGGCACTGTTGCCTCCATTTCTATTCAACTTTTAAGAAAGGGTGGGCCAGATGCTGTTTGTGAGCATCTATGCAGCTTAGAGAAG GGAATGACATGTATAGTTAATGCCGCTAGTGAAAGGGATATGGCCGTCTTTGCAGCTGGAATGATCAAG GCAGAAATGAAGGGCAAGAATTTCTTATGCCGTACTGCTGCCAGTTTTGTATCAGCCAGAGTTGGGATCACTCCAATAGCTCCTCTTTTGCCAAAGGATGTTGGAATCGATAAAGAGAGAAATGGTGGTCTTATAATTGTGGGTTCATATGTTCCAAAAACTACTAAACAG GTTCAAGAGCTGAAGTTGCGATGTGGCCCATTTTTAAGATGTATTGAG gTTTCTGCTGTTAAACTTTCCATGAGTACAGAGGAAGAGAGGGAGGAGGAAATTAGAAAAGCAGCTATGTTTGCAGATATTTATCTCAGGGCTCATAAAGATACTCTCATTATGACTAGTAGAGAACTTATCACGGGAAAAA GTCCTCTGGAGAGTTTAGAAATCAACGTCAAAGTAAGTGCGGCACTGGTGGAAATAGTTCAAAGGATTACTACAAAACCGCGCTACATCCTTGCAAAG GGTGGAATTACCTCATCAGACATTGCTACAAAGGCTCTTGAAGCAAAATGTGCTAGGATAATTGGACAGGCCCTTTCTGGGGTTCCCTTGTGGCAACTAGGCCATGAAAGTAGACATCCTGGAGTTCCGTACATTGTTTTCCCAG GTAATGTTGGAAGTAGTGAAGCACTAGCAGAAGTAGTCAGTACTTGGGCTCTTCCTGCCAGACTTTCCTCTTCAAAAGAGATTCTTCTT AGGGCAGAACGAGGTGGGTATGCAGTGGGAGCTTTCAATGTCTATAATCTGGAAGGAGTTCAGGCTGTTGTTGCTGCTGCTGAAGAACAACACAGTCCCGCCATATTACAG ATCCATCCGGGTGCCTTAAAGCAAGGAGGGCTCTCTTTGGTTTCATGCTGTATTGCTGCTGCTGAACGAGCCCAT GTACCCATTACTGTTCACTTTGATCACGGAAATTCAATGCAAGATCTGTTAGAAGCTGTTGAATTG GGATTTGATTCAGTAATGGCAGATGGTTCACATCTTCCATTTAAGGAAAATATTGCCTACACTAAGTTCATTTCTTCCTTGGCTAAATCAAAGAACATGCTAGTGGAAGCTGAACTTGGAAGATTATCAGGAACAGAAGATGACTTGACTGTCGAAGATTATGAAGCAAGGCTGACCGATGTTTCGCAG GCTCAACAGTTTATTGAGGAGACTGGTATAGATGCTCTAGCAGTGTGCATTGGTAATGTCCATGGAAAATATCCACCAGGCGGCCCGAATCTCAGACTCGATCTGCTCAAG GACTTGCATGCTTTGACCTCAAAAAAAGAAGTCTTGCTGGTGCTGCACGGAGCTTCAGGTTTGCCTGAGAGCCTCATAAAG GCTTGCATCAGGGATGGAGTGAGAAAGTTCAACGTAAACACTGAGGTTCGGAAAGCATACTTGGATTCGTTGAATAACCCCAGCAAAGATTTAGTCCATGTGATGGAATCAGCCAAAGAATCCATGAAAGCTGTGATTGCAGAGAAGATGCATCTATTTGGCTCTGCAGGAAAAGCATTCTGA
- the LOC120070914 gene encoding uncharacterized protein LOC120070914 isoform X2 yields MAFVGFIGLDDFSLELATSLIRAGYRVKAFEINQAWTDKFLKSGGINCASIVEAGEDVAALLILNSHLNLINDLSFGDALRGLHKDVVVVLVHSTPLGNDVQNLEKVFTVDYEIHNLVEAYVFKGVSEALDGQLMTVTSGRAAAISRARPFLSAMCGKLFIFEGEVDAGSKTNMVIDLLKGIHFVASLEAISLGIKAGIHPWIIYDIISNAAGNSWVFKNYVPHLLKGDIRPEFLRSLVQAMGIVMDKAKSHTFPLPLLAVTHQQLMLGSSHGYGDEDDLLEQAWKNAYGVSISDAANAEVYSPEQLANEITSKSSSVNRVGFIGLGAMGFGMATHLIRSDFCVIGYDVFKPTLAKFTNAGGLIGNSPAEVSKDVEVLVIMVTNEAQVESVLYGEAGAISALPYGASIILSSTVSPGYVSQLEQRLGNEGKSLKLVDAPVSGGVQRASKGSLTIMASGTNEALRSAGSVLSALSEKLYVIKGVCGSGSGVKMVNQLLAGVHIASGAEAMAFGARLGLNTRILFDVILNSQGTSWMFENRVPHMLDNDYTPYSALDIFVKDLGIVSRECASHKVPLHLSVTAHQLFLAGSAAGWGRQDDAGVVKVYETLAGVKVKGKPSTLKKEVVLNSLPPEWPEDVIADIQQLNERNSKILVVLDDDPTGTQTVHDIDVLTEWSLDSLIEQFRKNPRCFFILTNSRSLSSEKAGALVEQICVNLRAATESVEHSDYMVVLRGDSTLRGHFPEEADAAMSVLGVVDAWIICPFFFQGGRYTIDDIHYVADSDELIPAGDTEFAKDATFGYKSSNLCQWVEEKTAGRIQAGTVASISIQLLRKGGPDAVCEHLCSLEKGMTCIVNAASERDMAVFAAGMIKAEMKGKNFLCRTAASFVSARVGITPIAPLLPKDVGIDKERNGGLIIVGSYVPKTTKQVQELKLRCGPFLRCIEVSAVKLSMSTEEEREEEIRKAAMFADIYLRAHKDTLIMTSRELITGKSPLESLEINVKVSAALVEIVQRITTKPRYILAKGGITSSDIATKALEAKCARIIGQALSGVPLWQLGHESRHPGVPYIVFPGNVGSSEALAEVVSTWALPARLSSSKEILLRAERGGYAVGAFNVYNLEGVQAVVAAAEEQHSPAILQIHPGALKQGGLSLVSCCIAAAERAHVPITVHFDHGNSMQDLLEAVELGFDSVMADGSHLPFKENIAYTKFISSLAKSKNMLVEAELGRLSGTEDDLTVEDYEARLTDVSQAQQFIEETGIDALAVCIGNVHGKYPPGGPNLRLDLLKDLHALTSKKEVLLVLHGASGLPESLIKACIRDGVRKFNVNTEVRKAYLDSLNNPSKDLVHVMESAKESMKAVIAEKMHLFGSAGKAF; encoded by the exons TTGATTACGAGATACACAATCTTGTTGAAGCATATGTCTTTAAGGGTGTTTCTGAAGCTCTGGATGGTCAGCTCATG ACAGTAACCTCTGGAAGGGCAGCTGCAATTTCTAGAGCTCGACCTTTTCTATCAG CTATGTGTGGAAAGCTTTTCATTTTTGAAGGTGAAGTTGATGCTGGAAG TAAAACAAATATGGTAATTGATCTCCTTAAAGGAATTCATTTTGTGGCTTCGCTGGAAGCTATTTCCCTAGGTATTAAAGCTGGAATTCACCCCTGGATAATCTATGACATTATTTCAAATGCTGCTGGGAATTCATG GGTTTTCAAGAATTATGTTCCCCACTTGTTAAAGGGTGATATTAGACCTGAGTTTTTGAGAAGTTTGGTTCAAGCTATG GGGATTGTCATGGATAAGGCCAAGTCACACACTTTTCCTCTTCCGCTCCTAGCAGTTACTCATCAGCAACTTATGTTGG GTTCTTCTCACGGCTATGGAGATGAGGATGACTTGTTAGAACAG gcatggaaaAACGCATATGGAGTAAGTATTTCAGATGCAGCTAATGCAGAAGTTTACAGCCCCGAGCAACTAGCCAATGAAATAACTTCTAAATCAAGTTCTGTTAATCGAGTGGGTTTCATTGGTCTTGGTGCAATGGGATTTGGCATGGCAACTCACCTTATCAGATCAGATTTTTGCGTGATTGGTTATGAT GTGTTTAAACCAACCCTAGCAAAATTCACTAATGCTGGTGGCTTGATTGGAAATTCGCCTGCAGAAGTTAGTAAAG ATGTTGAAGTGCTTGTAATTATGGTGACAAATGAAGCACAAGTGGAGAGCGTTCTGTATGGGGAAGCTGGGGCTATTTCTG CCCTTCCATATGGAGCTTCGATTATTCTATCATCTACAGTTTCTCCTGGATATGTGAGCCAACTAGAACAACGCTTGGGAA ACGAGGGCAAAAGTTTGAAATTGGTTGATGCTCCCGTTTCTGGTGGTGTTCAAAGGGCCTCAAAGGGATCCCTTACG ATAATGGCTTCTGGGACAAATGAAGCTCTTAGGAGCGCTGGTTCAGTCCTCTCAG CCTTAAGTGAGAAGCTTTACGTAATTAAAGGAGTTTGCGGGTCAGGAAG TGGTGTGAAAATGGTCAATCAATTGCTTGCTGGAGTTCATATAGCATCGGGTGCAGAGGCAATGGCATTTGGAGCTCGACTTGGTCTCAATACTCGAATTTTATTTGACGTCATCCTAAATAGTCAGGGAACGTCCTG GATGTTTGAAAACCGAGTTCCTCATATGCTGGACAATGATTATACACCATACTCTGCACTTGACATCTTTGTGAAAGACCTG GGCATTGTTTCTCGGGAATGTGCATCTCATAAAGTTCCTCTACACTTATCCGTGACTGCACATCAATTGTTTCTGGCAG GTTCTGCTGCAGGTTGGGGACGTCAAGATGATGCTGGAGTAGTAAAG GTTTATGAGACGCTTGCAGGTGTCAAGGTTAAAGGAAAGCCTTCCACTCTTAAAAAAGAAGTTGTATTAAATTCTCTTCCACCTGAATGGCCGGAAGATGTAATTGCTGATATTCAACAACTAAATGaaagaaattcaaaaatttTGGTTGTGCTGGACGATGATCCTACAGGAACCCAAACTGTTCATGATATTGATGTTTTAACTGAATG GAGCCTTGATTCACTTATTGAGCAATTTCGTAAAAATCCCAGATGCTTTTTTATATTGACCAACTCAAGGTCACTGAGCTCTGAAAAG GCGGGGGCATTAGTTGAACAAATCTGCGTTAATTTACGTGCTGCAACTGAGAGTGTCGAGCATAGTGACTACATGGTAGTTTTGAGAGGTGATTCAACCTTACGAGGTCATTTTCCCGAG GAAGCCGATGCTGCTATGTCAGTGTTAGGTGTAGTGGATGCATGGATCATCTGCCCATTCTTTTTCCAAGGAGGCCGTTACACTATTGACGATATACACTATGTTGCAGATTCTGATGA GCTCATTCCTGCAGGGGACACTGAGTTTGCAAAAGATGCTACTTTTGGTTATAAATCTTCAAATCTGTGTCAG TGGGTAGAAGAGAAAACAGCTGGACGCATACAAGCTGGCACTGTTGCCTCCATTTCTATTCAACTTTTAAGAAAGGGTGGGCCAGATGCTGTTTGTGAGCATCTATGCAGCTTAGAGAAG GGAATGACATGTATAGTTAATGCCGCTAGTGAAAGGGATATGGCCGTCTTTGCAGCTGGAATGATCAAG GCAGAAATGAAGGGCAAGAATTTCTTATGCCGTACTGCTGCCAGTTTTGTATCAGCCAGAGTTGGGATCACTCCAATAGCTCCTCTTTTGCCAAAGGATGTTGGAATCGATAAAGAGAGAAATGGTGGTCTTATAATTGTGGGTTCATATGTTCCAAAAACTACTAAACAG GTTCAAGAGCTGAAGTTGCGATGTGGCCCATTTTTAAGATGTATTGAG gTTTCTGCTGTTAAACTTTCCATGAGTACAGAGGAAGAGAGGGAGGAGGAAATTAGAAAAGCAGCTATGTTTGCAGATATTTATCTCAGGGCTCATAAAGATACTCTCATTATGACTAGTAGAGAACTTATCACGGGAAAAA GTCCTCTGGAGAGTTTAGAAATCAACGTCAAAGTAAGTGCGGCACTGGTGGAAATAGTTCAAAGGATTACTACAAAACCGCGCTACATCCTTGCAAAG GGTGGAATTACCTCATCAGACATTGCTACAAAGGCTCTTGAAGCAAAATGTGCTAGGATAATTGGACAGGCCCTTTCTGGGGTTCCCTTGTGGCAACTAGGCCATGAAAGTAGACATCCTGGAGTTCCGTACATTGTTTTCCCAG GTAATGTTGGAAGTAGTGAAGCACTAGCAGAAGTAGTCAGTACTTGGGCTCTTCCTGCCAGACTTTCCTCTTCAAAAGAGATTCTTCTT AGGGCAGAACGAGGTGGGTATGCAGTGGGAGCTTTCAATGTCTATAATCTGGAAGGAGTTCAGGCTGTTGTTGCTGCTGCTGAAGAACAACACAGTCCCGCCATATTACAG ATCCATCCGGGTGCCTTAAAGCAAGGAGGGCTCTCTTTGGTTTCATGCTGTATTGCTGCTGCTGAACGAGCCCAT GTACCCATTACTGTTCACTTTGATCACGGAAATTCAATGCAAGATCTGTTAGAAGCTGTTGAATTG GGATTTGATTCAGTAATGGCAGATGGTTCACATCTTCCATTTAAGGAAAATATTGCCTACACTAAGTTCATTTCTTCCTTGGCTAAATCAAAGAACATGCTAGTGGAAGCTGAACTTGGAAGATTATCAGGAACAGAAGATGACTTGACTGTCGAAGATTATGAAGCAAGGCTGACCGATGTTTCGCAG GCTCAACAGTTTATTGAGGAGACTGGTATAGATGCTCTAGCAGTGTGCATTGGTAATGTCCATGGAAAATATCCACCAGGCGGCCCGAATCTCAGACTCGATCTGCTCAAG GACTTGCATGCTTTGACCTCAAAAAAAGAAGTCTTGCTGGTGCTGCACGGAGCTTCAGGTTTGCCTGAGAGCCTCATAAAG GCTTGCATCAGGGATGGAGTGAGAAAGTTCAACGTAAACACTGAGGTTCGGAAAGCATACTTGGATTCGTTGAATAACCCCAGCAAAGATTTAGTCCATGTGATGGAATCAGCCAAAGAATCCATGAAAGCTGTGATTGCAGAGAAGATGCATCTATTTGGCTCTGCAGGAAAAGCATTCTGA